From the genome of Pseudomonas sp. WJP1:
CCTGCCAGGTCGCCTGCTCGGAATGGAACGAGCTGCGTGACGACGTCGGCCACAACCTCGGCACCTACGACAACCCGCAGGACCTGAGCGCAGAAACCTGGACCCTGATGCGTTTCACCGAGCACGAAACCGACGCCGGCAACCTGGAATGGCTGATCCGCAAGGACGGCTGCATGCACTGCGCCGAACCCGGCTGCCTGGCGGCGTGCCCCAGCCCCGGGGCGATCATCAAGCACGCCAACGGCATCGTCGATTTCAACCAGGATCACTGCATCGGCTGTGGCTATTGCATCACCGGTTGCCCGTTCAACATTCCGCGCATCTCGCAAAAGGACCACAAGGCCTACAAGTGCACCCTGTGCTCGGATCGGGTGGCGGTGGGGCTGGAGCCGGCCTGCGTGAAAACCTGTCCGACCGGCGCCATCGTGTTCGGCTCCAAGCAGGACATGAAGGAACATGCCGCCGAACGCATCGTCGACCTCAAGAGCCGTGGCTTCGACAACGCCGGCCTGTACGACCCGGCGGGAGTCGGCGGCACGCACGTGATGTATGTGCTGCACCACGCCGACACGCCGAGGCTGTACGCCGGCCTGCCGAGCGATCCGGTGATCAGCCCGTTGGTGGGCCTGTGGAAGGGGGTCAGTAAACCCCTGGCCCTGCTGGCCATGGGCGCGGCGGTTCTGGCCGGGTTCTTCCATTACGTGCGCGTCGGGCCGCAAGTGGTCGAGGAAGATGAACTGCCGCCGTCGAGCGATCCCGCGGTACATGAAGTCGATCCGTCGGTGCACACCTATGATCCGAAGCGGGGGGACAGGCCATGATCCGCAAGCAGATCCTGCGCTACACCAGCAACCAGCGCACCAACCACTGGCTGGTGGCGATTCTGTTCCTGATGGCGGGGTTGTCGGGCCTGGCGTTGTTCCACCCGGCGCTGTTTTGGTTGAGCAACCTGTTCGGTGGCGGGCCCTGGACGCGCATCCTGCACCCGTTCATGGGCGTGCTGATGTTCGTGTTTTTCTTCGGCCTGGTCCTGAGTTTCTGGCGCGCCAACATCTTTATCGCCAATGATCGACTGTGGCTGCGGCGCATCGACCGGGTGATGAAAAATGAAGAGGAGGGTGTGCCTGCCATCGGCAAGTACAATCCCGGGCAGAAGCTGCTGTTCTGGACTTTACTGCTGTGCATGCTGGTGTTGCTGTTGAGCGGGCTGGTGATATGGCGCGCTTACTTCAGCGCCTATTTCGGCATCACCAGCATTCGCTGGGCGATGCTGTTGCACGCGCTGGCCGGTTTCGTGCTGATCCTGAGCATCATCGTGCACATCTACGCCGGCATCTGGATCAAGGGCTCGGTCAACGCCATGCTGCACGGCTGGGTCAGCCGCGCCTGGGCGAAGAAACACCACGGGCTCTGGTACCGCGAAGTGACCCGGGATGAGCGAGTCGATCCGCCGCTGAATAAAAAAGGATAATCACTTGGCCACGATCCTGGAGCCGGGACAGATCGAAGCGGCGGCGACATCGCCGCCGTTTCTGCACCTGCCACCGCATAACCTGTTTGCCTTGCGTGCGCAGCGCCTGGAGCGCCTTGCCGATAGCCATCCGTTGGCCGATTACCTGCGCCTGGTGGCGGGGTTGTGCAACGTGCAGCAACGCCTGATGGACGCTCCACCCGAGGCGGCATTGCCGGACCCGCAACGCGTCCAACTGTGCCTGGATCATGGCCTGCCACCGTTCGCCGCCGACAGCCTGGTGCGCGAGGATGCGTGGCTGGCTTATCTGCACGCGCTGTTGCAGCACTATCAGCCACCGGCGCAACCGGCGGTGGAAAACGCCGTGGCAACCTTGCGTGATGCCAACGTCGGGCAGCTCAAGGCATGGGCGATCGCCTTGGTCAGCGGCCAGTTCGCCTTGCTGCCGGCGGCGCTGGTGCCATTCCTGGGGGCGGCGTTGCAAGTCGCGTGGAGCCATTGGCTGCTGAGTACCAAGGATCTCGCCTTGAAACCCGGCAACAGCCTCAACCAGTGCCCGGCGTGTGGTTCACCGGCCATGGCTGGGGTAATCCGCCATCGCGGCAAGTACAACGGCTTGCGCTACCTGGTGTGCTCGCTATGTGCCTGTGAATGGCATGTGGTGCGGGTCAAGTGCGTGTATTGCGAGCAGAGCAAAGGCTTGCAGTACGTCAGTCTCGACAGCGACCGCTTTGCTGCGGACAAGGCACCGTTGCGCGCTGAAACCTGCCCCGGTTGTCACAGTTATCTCAAGCAGTTGTATCTGGAATGCGACGCCGAGGCCGAAGCGCTGTCCGCCGACCTGAGCAGCCTGATGCTCGACATGCGCCTGGACCAGGAAGGCTTTGTGCGCCCAGCGCCCAACCTGCTGCTGGCACCAGGGGGCGACTGAAGGGAACGTCTACACTCAGGCGGTCAACGTTTGCCGGAGCGCCTGATGTCTGCCAGATCCACCCGCCCAGCCTTGCGACTGCCTTCGATCGACAGCCTGCTGCGCCACCCGGCCTGCCAGTCGCTGGCCGAACGCTATGGGCGCGACGCCTTGCTCGCCAGCCTGCGCCAGTTGCTCGATGATTTGCGCCAACCTGTCCTGGCGGGGCAACTCGACGCGGTCGAACTCACCCCGCAGGTGCTGGCGGGCAGGGCGGGCGAGCGTCTGGCCAGCCAGCATCGCAGCCACGTGCGCCGGGTGTTCAATCTCACCGGGACGGTCCTGCACACCAATCTGGGGCGCGCCTTGTTGCCCCAGGAAGCCATCGACGCCGTGCAAATGGCCGCGCGTTATCCGTTGAACCTGGAGTTTGACCTGCACAACGGCAAGCGCGGCGACCGCGACGATCTGATCGAGGGCCTGATCCGCGAGCTGACCGGCGCCGAAGCGGTGACCGTGGTCAACAACAATGCCGCCGCGGTGCTGCTGACCCTCAACAGCCTGGGTTCGCGCAAGGAAGGCATTATCTCCCGGGGCGAGCTGATCGAAATCGGCGGCGCCTTTCGTATCCCCGACATCATGGCGCGCGCCGGGGTCAAGCTGGTCGAGGTCGGCACCACCAACCGCACCCATGCCCGTGACTACGAAGCCGCCATCGGCCCGCGCAGCGGCTTGATCATGCGGGTGCATGCGAGCAACTACAGCATCGAGGGTTTCACCACCCGGGTGCCGACCGTCGAGCTGGCGCGCCTGGCCCATCAACAGGGCTTGCCGCTGCTCGAAGACCTCGGCAGCGGCAGCCTGCTGGACCTGACCCGCTGGGGCTTGCCGGCCGAACCGACGGTGCGCCAGGCCCTGCTCGACGGCGCGGACATCGTCACGTTCAGCGGCGACAAATTGCTCGGGGGTCCCCAGGCCGGCTTGATTGTCGGGCGCAAGGAACTGATTGCACGGATCAAGAAGAACCCGCTGAAACGGGCGCTGCGGGTCGACAAGTTGACCCTGGCCGCCCTCGAAGCGGTGCTGGGCCTGTACCGCAACCCGGACCGACTGGCCGAACGCCTGCCCAGCCTGCGCCTGCTCACCCGGGCACAAACCGACATCCTGGCGCAAGCCGAGCGCCTGCAACCGTCCCTGGCCACGCGGCTGGGCGCGGGCTGGAGCGTCAGCGCGGTGCCGGCGCTGGGGATGATCGGCAGTGGCAGCCAGCCGGTGGCACGCTTGCCGAGCGCCGCGTTATGCCTGCGGGCCAATACCTCCAAGCGTCAGCGCGGGCGCTGGTTGTTGAATCTGGAACAGGCCCTTCGAGCCTTGCCGATCCCGGTGCTGGGGCGTATCGATGACGACGCCTTGTGGTTGGACGTGCGGCAACTGGACGACGAGCCGGCGTGGCTGGCGCAGCTCGATCAATTGCAGGTGACGTAAGGTGATCGTCGGCACAGCCGGGCACATCGACCACGGCAAGACCGCATTGCTTGAGGCATTGACCGGGCAGGCCGGTGATCGGCGTCGCGAGGAGCGCGAACGTGGCATGACCATCGACCTGGGCTATCTTTACGCCGCACTGGAGCCTGGCGCGGCCTTGACCGGTTTTATCGATGTGCCGGGGCATGAGCGTTTCACCCACAACATGCTCGCCGGTGCACACGGCATCGACCTGGTGCTGCTGGTGGTGGCTGCCGACGACGGCGTGATGCCGCAGACCCGGGAACACCTGGCCATCGTCGAGTTGCTGGGTATTCCCCGCGCCATCGTGGCGATCACCAAATGCGACCGGGTCGAACCGTCCAAGGTGCAGGCTGTGCGCGAGCAGATTGCAACGTTGCTGGCGCCCGGTCCTTACGCCGAGGCACCGCTGATCGCGTTGTCGAGCATGACCGGGGAGGGTGTGCAGACCTTGCGTCAAGCGTTACTCAAGGCCCAGTCCGAAGTGCAGCAGCGCAGTCAGGAGGGTGGTTTTCGCCTGGCCATCGATCGCGCGTTTAGTGTCCCCGGTGCGGGCATCGTGGTGACCGGCACGGCGCTGTCCGGCCAGGTCACGGTGGGTGAATCCCTGGTACTCGGCCCCCTTGGCAAGACCGTGCGGGTTCGCGGCCTGCACGCGCAGAACCAGGCGGCCAACGTGGCGGTGGCCGGACAGCGGGTCGCCTTGAACCTGAATGCCGAGCGCCTGGCGCTGTCGCAGATCCACCGCGGCCAGTGGTTGTCGGCCCCGTGGCTGCACGCCCCGACCCAGCGCCTGGACATCGACCTGCAGCTGTTACCCGGTGAACCGCGCGCCTTCGAGCACTTCGAACCGGTGCACGTGCACCTTGGGACACGGGACGTCACCGGGCGGGTGGCCCTGCTGGAGGGGCCCAGCCTGGCGCCGGGGCAACGGATGTTCGCGCAACTGCTGGTCAATGCACCGGTGCAGGCGGTGCTGGGTGACCGGTTGATCCTGCGGGACCAGAGCGCCCAGCGCACCCTTGGCGGCGGCAGGGTCCTCGACCCCTTTGCGCCAAGCCGCCACCGCCGCAGCCCCGAGCGATTGGCGCAGCTTTCGGCGTTGGCCGCGAGCACTCGCCTGGAAGACGTGCTGCCAGGGTTGCTGGCCAACAGCGACAGCGGGCTCGATCCGCAACAGCTTGAACGCCAGTTCAACCGCCCGCGCGCGACCTGGGTGCTGCCCGGCGACATACGCCTGATCGAAACCCGCCAAGAACCGGTCCTGTTCAGCGCCAGCCGCTGGCAGACCTTGCAGGATGAGTTGCAGCAACACCTGGCGCGCTTCCATGAACAGGAGCCGGACCACATGGGCCCGGACCGCGATCGCCTGCGCCGATTTGCCGGCAGCACCCTGGATCGCCCGGTATTCATCAGCCTGCTCGAGCAGTTGCTGGCCACTGGGCATATCGCTGCCAGTGGGCCGTGGTTGCACCTGCCGGAGCATCAGGTGCGCCTGAGCGACGAGGAGCAAGCCTTGTGGCAACAGTTGCAGCCGCGGTTCGACGCCGCCGGGTTCGACCCGCCCTGGGTGCGTGATCTGGGGCATGACGAAGCCAGTGTGCGCGCACTGCTGCGTAAAATGGCGCGGCTGGGACTGTTGCACCCAGTGGTCCGCGATCTGTTCTACACCGACACGATGATCCGTCGCCTGGCGGCTATGCTGTTGCAACTGGCCGATGACAACCCGGTGATCGAGGTAGCGGCATTTCGCGATGCGGTGGGCCTGGGGCGCAAGCGCAGTATCCAGATCCTGGAGTATTTCGACCGGCTCGGCCTGACCCGTCGCGTGGGAGATCGACGCCAGATCCGCGCGGACAACGCCCTGGCACGCAGGACGCAAGATTGAACCAGGGGCCGTTTCAAGGAAGGTAATCGCGCCCGGTGGCGCGGCCGGGCTTCAAACCCGGTTGGGGACGGCATCCGTTCCCGGGCAGGTTCGACTCCGGCTACCTTCCGCCATTTTCGCTTGAATATTGCTCGTAGGAGCCAGGCTTGCCGGCGAACCAGGCGCTGCGGTGTATCTGCGGCACCGCGTTATCGTTCTTCGCCGGCAAGTCGGATCGCCGCACCGCTGGCTCCTAGGGGGGGATGCGTACGGCTCCCGATCAGGTCGGCTCGTAGGCCGCCTCGCTTTGGATTTTGATCTTGCTCTGGCTTTTGATTTTCTTGCCCCCTCACGCCCTGAGCCTGTCCGTCAACGTCAACGTCTGTGGGCGATTGTTGTCTGAGTACATATCCATTGCTGCGGTAACGGCGGCTTATGGTTTCGCCCTTACGGCGACTCCCTTTTTCAAACGCCAAAAAGGAAGCAAAAGGCTTTGCCCCACCACTCGGTGCCTCGCTAGGGCTCGGCATGCCCTCACTCCGGCATTGCTCCGTGGGTCGCCGCGATGGGCCATCCCTGGCCCAGCGCGGCTAAACCGGCGTCCTGCCGGTTTCCCCACTGCGCAATGCCTGCGTTCGGCCATCGTGGTTAACGGGGCACCCAGATCAAAAACCAAAGCGAGGCGGCCTTAAAGCCGACCTGATCTTTGCAGATACCCCCCAACCCTCCGTAGGAGCCAGGCTTGCCGGCGAACCAGGCGCTGCGGTGTCTCTGTTGCACCGCGTTATCGTTCTTCGCCGGCAAGCCTGGCTCCTACAGGGGAAGGCGGACAGGCCTGCAATCAGGTCGGCTTTAAGGCCGCCTCGCTTTCGCGTTTGATCTTGATCTGGCTGTTGATTTTCTTGCCCCATCGAGAGGCTTCGTTCCGGTTCTGCGCAGTGGGTAAACCGGCATGGATGCCGGTTTAGCCGCGCTGGGCCATGGAGCAGGACCGGAGCGAGGGCATGCCGAGCCTTAGCGAGGCACCGAACGCCAGGGGCAAGAGCCCTTGGTTACTTAGGGCCGGGCGGCGTTCCGTTTTTCCAAGTGACTCGCCGTAAGGGCGAAACCCTAGGTGGCCGTTACCGCAGCAATGGATATACACCCAAACATGCACCTGCATGGAAAAAATGCTCTATATCGAACCATCCCGCCGCTCCGCCACCAACAGCAACGATTGCGGCACAGGGCTTTGCGGGTGCTGCGGCTCCTGCAGGCCAACCAGCCGAAAACCGGCCATGTCCAGCGCATTGAACCAACTGGCCAGGGTGCGCAGGTACCACGGCATCGGTTGCCACTGCCCCTCGAACCCGGCGAAAGTCTCTTCCCGCCAGCCATCCTGGTAGTCACCCGCGGCCACGGTCCACGGATGCAGGGTCTGGATCACCAGCGCGCCGCCGGGGGCGAGCAGGGCGTTCATGGCCGCGAGCAACGGGATGATGTCCTGGTGCAGCAAGGCGAAGTTGGCGCAGATCAGGTTGTAGTCATTGCCGATCTGCACTTTGGCCTCTGCCAGCGCTTCATAGCTGGCCAGGTACACCGATGAGGCGCCCGCCGCCCGCGCCGCCTCGACCAGCGTCGCGTCGCCATCCACGCCTGTGGCCTCGATGCCACGATCCGCCAGTGCCCGCAACAGCCAGCCCTCGCCACAGCCGAGGTCGAGCACGCGTTCGGGCTGGCGGCCCAGTATCGCCAGCAGGATGGCCTGGTCGGTGACCTTGAGACGGCTTTCAATGGCGCCGGTGCGCACGGCTTCGATCCAGGCGTGGGCGTTGTGGTGCCAGCTTTGCAGGAGGGTCGATTCGTCGGCAGGCATGGCGATGTCCGAAGTGGTGGGCTGGATAGAAGCATAGGACAGGAGCATGCGAACCATTAGCCCAGCTGCGCCTGATGGGGACAATGCGCGATGTGTGTTGTCGAATGGAGTGACAAGCAACGGTGCATGAACTAGTGGTTGTCGCACCCGCGTTTTTCAATCCTGTCAGATTGAGAGGTGGACTGATGAACAGCATTATCTACATCGTCGGATTGGTGGTGGTTATCGCGGTCGTCCTGTCGTTCCTTGGATTCGCATAGCCTCATGCCGGGCACAAGCGACGGTCTGAACCAGCCCGTCGCAGTGCCTGGGGTTATCGGTTAAAACGCTCGGCCAGGCTGTGCAAGTACTCAGCCATGACTTCAAGGTCCTGGCTGATTGCCGCGCCTTGCTTGGCCTGCCCGGCACTGTGATCGCACAGTTGGGCAATTCGCGTGATCTGTTGATTGATATCCTCAGTCACGTGACTTTGCTCTTCTGACGCTGACGCCATCTGCTGACTCATATCGGTGATCCGGCTGACAGCCTGACTGATGCCGACCAGGGCAGCCTGCACCGCCTCGACACGCTGCATGCTGTCGCGGGAAATCTGCTCACCCCGGGACGCCGTTGCCACTGCGCGATCGGCACCGATGTGCAGGGAGGCGATGATGCCGTGGATCTGCTCGGTGGAGGTGCGGGTGCGCTGGGCCAGGGATCGCACCTCGTCGGCCACCACGGCAAAACCGCGTCCTTGTTCACCCGCCCGGGCCGCCTCGATGGCCGCATTGAGTGCCAGCAGGTTGGTCTGTTCGGCAATGGACGTGATGACATCCACGACGCTCCCGATCGATTGCGTCTCGCTCGCCAGCGCATTGACCGCCTGGCCGATTTCGTTGACGGCGGCGTTCATGGCCTCCATGGCGCGCAGGCTTTGCCCGGCTAACTCGCTGCCATCCCTCGTCAACTGGTCAGCATCGCAGGCGGCATGGGCCGTAGTGATGACGTTTTGCGTGACTTGCAGATTGGTTGCCGCCATTTGCGAGATGGCGGCGGCGGACTGATCGGTTTCGCTGCGCTGGCGGTCAAGCGCCTGCGCTTGCAAGCCGGATAGCTCCGATGACTGCGCCGCCTTGGCCTTCACACTGACCCCGGCATCGACGAGCCGGCTCAAGGCGGTCTGCAAGCGCGCCTCCTCACTGAGCATGGCCATGTCCAGTTGCCCCTGGGGACCATGGTTGTCACTGTAGGTAAGGGCTACCAACCGATCGGCAAAGGCTTTCGGATGTTCGGCCAGAGTGCGTTGTATGGCACTGCGTTGTCGGGACACGATCAGGAACCAGGCAATCCCCAGGCTCACCACCAGTACCCCCTGGGCCGCCGTCTTTGTCAGCCACTGATCAGCCAGCAGTGAAACCGTGGTTGCCATCAGTAATGGCCAGCCCTGTTGCAGCGGCCGGAAAATCCGCGCACTCAGCGCGACGATCGGCTTGCCGGCGCGCATCCTTGCATAGAGCACGCTTGCCCTGCGCACCTGGTCGCGAGTGGGCACCGAGCGAACCGACTCGTAACCACTCAGGCGGCCGTTTTCATACATGGGCGTGACATAGGCACTGACCCAATAATAATCACCATTCTTCGCCCGATTTTTCACAATGCCCATCCAGGGCTTGCCTTGCTTGATGGTGTGCCACATGTGCACGAATACCCCAGGCGGCATATCGGGGTGGCGGACCATGTTATGCGTCTGGCCGACCAGTTCGTCGAAGGTAAAACCGCTGATGTCGACAAAGGCGTCATTGCAGTAAGTGATTCGACTATCAAGATCGGTGGTGGAGATCAGGCGTTGTTCGGCGGGGAATAATCTTTCGTGGTCGGTTACGGGCAGATTCACACGCATAAAATGCGATCCCTGTACGGATTATTATTAGGGTCTTGAACAGGTACATCAGAAAAATACGCGGTTGTGTTCTACACGCATTCCGTGATCGCCGACCCCGCAGTCGACGACACTTTCTTTTCATTTGATGACAACTGCAGGTGTGCCCCCAGCTTTCCCTACTGTCCCTAAGTGAGTTCGGGGCTCGAGGCGGGATAGAGTTCGTCGAGTACCTGCATCAGCGCCCGCTTGCGCGGGTTTTCCAGGCCGGTCCAGGCCACGCCGATGCCGGCTCCGCTCATGGCCAGCGCCAACGGGCGGATCACGACGCCGATGGGCAGCGCCGATGCGGCACCGCTTGGCAGGATGCCGACGCCCAGGCCGGCGGCCACCAACGCCAACTGGGTGGTGAACTCGCCCATCTCCCGGGCAATCGTCAGGGTGATCTTGCGTCGGTGGAAACCCGCCAGCATCTGGTCATACAAACCGGGCGCGAACTTGCGCGCCAGCACCAGCATCGGACACCCGAGCAGATCCTGAGGTTTTATACGGCGTTGGGCGCACAACGGGTGGTCCTGCGGCAGCGCCACCACCAGCGATTCCTCGAAGAGCAGGCGTGTGTGCACGCCAGGCAGATTCAAGGGCAGGCGCACCAGGCCGAAATCCAGGGCGTTGTCCAGCAAGGCCCGGGCCTGCGGCAGCGAAGGCATGTCCTTGAGTTCCAGTTCGATACGCGGGTAGCGCTCCTCCAGCGTACGCACGAGCACCGGCAACAAGTGCGACAGCGTCGAAGACACAAATGCCAGGCGCAACACCCCGACCTCTCCGGCCGCGGCCTGCTGCAACACCTCACGGGCACGCCCGGCCTGGCGCAGGGTCGCCAGGGCCTCAGGCAGAAACAGCGCTCCCTCTTCAGTCAATTCGACCCGGTGGCGGTCACGCTCGAACAACTGCGCCCCGACATCTTCTTCCAGGGCACGTATCTGTGCACTCAAGGCCGGCTGGACAATGTGCAGGCGCGCCGCCGCGCGACCAAAGTGCAGTTCTTCGGCCAAGGCCGTAAAAGCGCGCAGATGCTTGAGTTCCACTTGAGGCTCCCGATGGGCTACAGCGTGCTTGGTGATCACGAACGGTGATCACGGCATCACCATAAACGATTGGCACGCCCAGGCGGTAGCGGTTGAAAGTGACGTCATGGCCCATTCGTAAATCCAGCACAGGGAGACACACATGATCGATAACTTTCGCCTGAACCGGCGTCGGGCGCTGATCACCGGCTCAGTGCGCGGCATCGGCCTGGCCCTGGCCCGTGGGCTGGCACAAGCGGGCGCCCGGGTGGTGCTCAATGGCCGCGATGCCGAGCGCGCCCAGAGCGCCTGCGCGCTATTACGCGATGAAGGCCTGGACGCCGAATACGTGGTGTTCGACGTGACCGACCACCACGCCGTCGCGACCGCCATCGATGGGCTGGAAAACCGCCTCGGTCCGATCGACATTCTGATCAACAACGCCGGGCTGCAGCATCGCCAGGCACTAGAAGACGTCCGTGCGCAAGACTGGCACCGGCTGATTAGCACCAACCTCGACGGCGTATTCAATGTGTCCCAGGCGGTGGCCCGGCACATGATCGCTCGCCGGCGCGGCAAGATCATCAACGTAGGTTCAGTGCAAAGCGAACTGGCGCGGCGCTCCATCGCGCCCTATGCCGCCAGCAAGGGCGCCGTGCGCATGCTCACCCGTGGCATGTGTGCCGACTGGGCAGGTCTAGGCCTGCAGATCAATGCCCTGGCCCCCGGCTATTTCCAGACCGAGCTGAACCAGGCGCTGGTCGACGACCCGGCGTTTTGCGAGTGGCTGGTGCAACGCACACCCGCCGGGCGCTGGGGCCATGTCGAGGAACTGTGCGGCGCGGCAGTTTTCCTTGCCTCGCCAGCGTCCGACTTCGTCAACGGCCAGACCCTCTTCGTCGATGGTGGCTTGACCAGCGTCGTCTAACTCATCCGAAGGACACCCACATGCCTCAATCCCTGCCAACCCTCTGCGGCTCAATCATGGGTTCGCCGTTTTCGCTCTCGGCAAAGATCCACAACGCTGCCTATGACGCCCTGGAGCTGGACTACACCTTTGTCTGTTTCGGCGTCGAAGACCCGGTTGCCGCCGTGGCGGCGATTCGCGCCCTCGGCGTGCGCGGCATGAACGTCTCCATGCCCTATAAAACGGCGGTGATGCCTTATCTGGATACGATCGACGAATCGGCCCGGGTGATCGGCGCGGTCAACACCATCAACAACGTCGACGGGGTTCTGACCGGCTACAACACCGACCACTTGGGCGCGGTGCGCGCCCTGCAGGAAGTCACCGAACTGCACAACAAGCGTATCGCCGTGATCGGTGCCGGCGGCGCTGCCCGAGCGGTGGTCTACGGTTGCCTGCAAGCGGCGGGGGAGGTCACGGTGTTCAACCGCAGTCTCGAATGCGGTGCCGCTCTGGCCGAAGATCTGGGCGCCCGCTGGGGCGGTAGCCTCGAGGCGTTCACGGCCAAGAGCTTCGATATCGTCATCAACGCGACTTCCGTGGGCTTCAAGCAGCCGGACAACAACCCGCTGGATGGCCGCTTGGCCAGCCACCTGATCGTCATGGATGTGGCGTTCATGCCAGTGCACACCGCTCTGTTGCTGCAAGCCAAGGCCCTGGGTTGCCGCACCGTGGCCGGCACGCGCATGTTGGTGCACCAGGCCTGTCGGCAAATCGAGTTGTACACCGGCA
Proteins encoded in this window:
- the aroE gene encoding shikimate dehydrogenase, translating into MPQSLPTLCGSIMGSPFSLSAKIHNAAYDALELDYTFVCFGVEDPVAAVAAIRALGVRGMNVSMPYKTAVMPYLDTIDESARVIGAVNTINNVDGVLTGYNTDHLGAVRALQEVTELHNKRIAVIGAGGAARAVVYGCLQAAGEVTVFNRSLECGAALAEDLGARWGGSLEAFTAKSFDIVINATSVGFKQPDNNPLDGRLASHLIVMDVAFMPVHTALLLQAKALGCRTVAGTRMLVHQACRQIELYTGKEAPIDIMEQAMLQEIRRLKL